A DNA window from Phaeobacter sp. A36a-5a contains the following coding sequences:
- a CDS encoding TIGR01459 family HAD-type hydrolase, with protein sequence MTRLIASLAEVSSQYKALFVDLWGCVHNGITAYPEAVAALQAYRAAGGVVVLVTNSPKPRAGVAAQLGDFGVPQDAYDTIATSGDSARAAMFSGAVGRKVYFMGEWERDAGFFEPLKMLDDPIDVTRVPLKEAEGIVCCGPFDTQADPDVNRPDFLYAKQMGLKLLCANPDIVVDRGETREWCAGALARLYTEMGGESLYFGKPHPPIYDLARRRLAELGLDIADRDILAIGDGPHTDISGAMGEGLDSLFITGGLAAKETKTDHQPDEAALSTYLEKEKSAPTYSIGRLR encoded by the coding sequence ATGACCCGACTCATTGCCTCCCTCGCCGAGGTCTCAAGCCAGTACAAAGCCCTGTTTGTCGATCTTTGGGGCTGTGTGCACAACGGTATCACCGCCTACCCCGAGGCCGTGGCTGCCTTGCAGGCCTATCGCGCGGCAGGCGGTGTTGTTGTGCTGGTGACCAACTCGCCCAAGCCAAGGGCGGGGGTTGCGGCACAGCTTGGCGACTTCGGCGTCCCTCAGGATGCCTATGACACCATTGCCACCTCCGGCGATTCCGCACGCGCCGCCATGTTCAGCGGTGCCGTTGGCCGCAAGGTCTATTTCATGGGTGAATGGGAGCGCGATGCCGGCTTCTTTGAGCCGCTGAAGATGCTGGACGATCCGATTGATGTGACCCGCGTTCCGTTGAAGGAGGCCGAAGGCATTGTCTGCTGCGGCCCCTTCGATACGCAGGCCGACCCGGATGTGAACCGCCCGGATTTCCTTTATGCCAAGCAGATGGGGCTGAAACTACTCTGCGCCAATCCCGATATCGTGGTTGATCGCGGCGAGACGCGCGAATGGTGCGCCGGGGCGCTGGCGCGGCTTTATACGGAAATGGGCGGCGAGAGCCTGTACTTCGGCAAGCCCCACCCGCCGATCTACGATCTGGCGCGGCGGCGTCTGGCGGAGCTGGGCCTGGATATCGCCGACCGTGACATATTGGCGATCGGTGACGGCCCCCACACCGATATCTCGGGCGCAATGGGCGAAGGTCTGGACTCACTCTTCATTACAGGTGGACTTGCAGCAAAAGAGACCAAAACCGACCACCAGCCCGATGAAGCCGCGCTAAGCACCTATTTGGAAAAGGAAAAATCTGCACCGACCTATTCTATCGGCAGATTGCGCTAA
- a CDS encoding MaoC family dehydratase — protein MLDNFPRGTICIEDIEMGMVRYLRKEVTDKDIEMFAEVSTDHNPVHLDEDYAQDTMFQGRIAHGMLTAGLISAVIGEQLPGHGAIYMSQSLKFLAPVRPGDLVLAEVEVTGIEIDKRRVKLDCRCMVEGKKVLVGEAMVMAPSRKFD, from the coding sequence ATGTTGGACAATTTTCCGCGCGGAACGATCTGCATCGAAGATATCGAAATGGGGATGGTCCGCTATCTGCGCAAAGAGGTGACGGACAAGGATATCGAGATGTTTGCCGAGGTCTCAACGGACCACAACCCGGTGCATCTGGATGAAGATTACGCGCAGGACACCATGTTTCAGGGGCGCATCGCCCATGGGATGCTGACTGCCGGGTTGATCTCTGCCGTAATTGGCGAGCAACTGCCCGGCCATGGCGCCATCTACATGAGCCAGTCCCTGAAGTTTCTTGCCCCCGTCCGCCCCGGCGATCTCGTGCTTGCGGAGGTCGAGGTGACCGGCATCGAGATCGACAAACGCCGGGTCAAGCTGGATTGCCGCTGCATGGTGGAGGGCAAGAAGGTGCTGGTCGGCGAAGCCATGGTGATGGCGCCGTCACGCAAGTTCGACTGA
- a CDS encoding bifunctional riboflavin kinase/FAD synthetase, which translates to MRIIRDFQFVDPKDRGASAAIGNFDGVHRGHQSVIDLARDAVPEAPLGVLTFEPHPREFFAPDAPPFRLMSAEARASRLEKLGVERLYQLNFNAALSGLTPEGFARKVIADGLGLRHVVVGSDFCFGKGRAGSADDLQRFGDQMGFGVTVAPLMEYSEDTVSSTAIRRALSDGRPRDAANMLGHWHRIEGEVIGGEQRGRELGYPTANMSIDGLHQPAFGVYAVLVDVLDGPYRGSYHGAASVGVRPMFDGSHPNIETFLFDFTGNLYGATLSVGLVEYLRPEMTFDGLEGLLAQMDADCITARQLLAAL; encoded by the coding sequence ATGCGCATTATCCGTGACTTTCAATTCGTAGATCCAAAGGATCGTGGGGCCTCTGCCGCCATCGGCAATTTCGATGGTGTCCATCGCGGCCATCAATCGGTCATCGACCTGGCCCGCGACGCTGTGCCCGAGGCGCCGCTCGGGGTCCTGACCTTCGAACCTCACCCGCGGGAGTTCTTCGCCCCCGATGCCCCGCCGTTTCGCCTGATGTCGGCCGAAGCCCGGGCATCGCGGCTGGAAAAACTGGGGGTGGAGCGTCTCTACCAGTTGAATTTCAATGCCGCCCTCTCCGGTCTCACGCCCGAGGGCTTTGCCCGCAAGGTGATTGCCGACGGTCTAGGCCTGCGCCATGTCGTCGTCGGCTCGGATTTCTGTTTCGGCAAGGGTCGCGCCGGCTCTGCCGACGATCTCCAGCGTTTTGGCGACCAGATGGGGTTCGGCGTCACCGTGGCGCCGCTGATGGAATATTCCGAGGACACGGTCTCCTCCACCGCCATCCGCCGCGCGCTCAGCGACGGGCGGCCGCGCGATGCCGCCAATATGCTCGGCCATTGGCACCGGATCGAAGGCGAGGTCATTGGCGGCGAACAACGCGGCCGCGAATTGGGCTATCCCACGGCGAACATGTCGATCGACGGGCTGCATCAGCCCGCCTTTGGCGTCTATGCCGTGCTGGTCGATGTGCTGGATGGCCCTTATCGGGGCAGCTATCATGGCGCCGCCTCCGTCGGAGTGCGCCCGATGTTCGATGGCAGCCATCCCAATATTGAAACCTTCCTGTTCGATTTCACCGGCAACCTCTATGGCGCGACGCTGTCTGTGGGGCTGGTCGAATACCTGCGCCCGGAAATGACCTTCGACGGGCTGGAGGGGCTGCTGGCCCAGATGGACGCTGATTGCATCACGGCGCGCCAGCTGTTGGCGGCGCTATGA
- a CDS encoding YcgN family cysteine cluster protein encodes MSQGIDRNGLGKRFWEKKPLTKLNNREWEALCDGCGKCCLNKLEDEDSGEVALTRVACRLLDDATCRCAHYENRHQFVPECIVLKPDNLDTHAYWMPQTCAYRLLWEGKPLPDWHPLITGDPASVHEAGVSVRGWTVSEFDTPEEDWEEHIIEEPL; translated from the coding sequence ATGAGCCAGGGCATTGACCGCAACGGGCTGGGCAAGCGCTTCTGGGAAAAGAAGCCGCTGACAAAGCTCAACAACCGCGAGTGGGAAGCGCTCTGCGATGGCTGTGGCAAATGCTGCCTGAACAAGCTGGAGGATGAAGACAGCGGCGAAGTGGCGCTGACCCGGGTTGCCTGCCGTCTGCTGGATGATGCCACCTGCCGCTGCGCCCATTACGAGAACCGCCATCAGTTTGTCCCCGAATGTATCGTGCTGAAGCCCGACAATCTGGACACCCACGCCTATTGGATGCCACAGACCTGCGCCTATCGGCTGCTCTGGGAAGGCAAGCCGCTGCCCGACTGGCACCCGCTGATCACCGGTGATCCCGCAAGCGTGCATGAGGCCGGTGTCTCGGTGCGGGGCTGGACCGTATCGGAATTCGACACTCCCGAAGAAGACTGGGAAGAGCATATAATCGAGGAGCCGCTCTAA
- a CDS encoding threonine aldolase family protein yields the protein MHFASDNSGPANPEILAALATANTGYAMGYGADDEMAQVTTRIREIFDAPGAAVYLVATGTAANVLALSTLSQPWQTLFCTRQAHINVDECNGPEFYTGGAKLTLVTDADKMTPADLRQALEGEENRGVHGPQRGPVSITQVTEFGTVYSVEELRALCEVAKSYGLPVHLDGARFTNALVTLGCTAAEMTWKAGVDAVSFGGTKNGCMGVEAVIFFDPAKAQEFEYRRKRGAHLFSKHRYLSAQMLAYLTDDLWLHNARAANAKAARLAAGLRSKGARFSHDPQANMIFAALPRATHQRLFDAGAVYHLWDGGLEGAADEEVTARFVCDWSIEDDQIDAFLALL from the coding sequence ATGCATTTCGCCTCTGACAACTCCGGTCCGGCCAATCCTGAAATTCTGGCAGCCCTTGCAACGGCCAACACCGGCTATGCCATGGGCTACGGTGCAGATGACGAGATGGCACAGGTCACCACCCGCATCCGCGAGATCTTTGACGCCCCCGGCGCAGCGGTCTACCTCGTCGCAACCGGCACGGCCGCCAATGTACTGGCCCTTTCGACCCTGTCGCAGCCCTGGCAGACGCTGTTCTGCACCCGACAGGCCCATATCAACGTCGATGAATGCAACGGGCCTGAGTTCTACACCGGCGGCGCCAAGCTGACGCTGGTGACCGATGCTGACAAGATGACCCCCGCCGATCTGCGCCAAGCCCTTGAGGGCGAGGAAAATCGCGGCGTCCACGGGCCGCAGCGCGGTCCCGTCTCGATCACGCAGGTGACGGAATTTGGCACGGTCTATTCGGTCGAAGAGCTGCGCGCGCTCTGCGAGGTTGCAAAATCCTACGGTCTGCCGGTGCATCTGGATGGTGCACGTTTCACCAATGCGCTGGTGACGCTGGGCTGCACCGCCGCCGAGATGACCTGGAAAGCAGGCGTGGATGCGGTGTCTTTTGGCGGCACCAAAAACGGCTGCATGGGGGTTGAGGCGGTGATCTTCTTTGACCCTGCCAAAGCGCAGGAGTTCGAATATCGCCGCAAACGCGGGGCGCATCTGTTCTCCAAGCATCGCTATCTGTCAGCGCAGATGCTGGCCTATCTGACCGATGATCTCTGGCTGCACAACGCCCGCGCGGCAAATGCCAAGGCAGCGCGTCTGGCGGCAGGGTTGCGCAGCAAAGGCGCCCGGTTCAGCCATGATCCGCAGGCCAACATGATCTTTGCCGCCCTTCCACGCGCCACCCACCAGCGGCTGTTCGACGCCGGCGCGGTCTATCACCTTTGGGACGGCGGCCTGGAAGGCGCAGCGGACGAAGAGGTCACCGCGCGGTTCGTCTGCGACTGGTCCATAGAAGACGACCAGATAGACGCGTTTCTCGCGCTTCTCTGA
- a CDS encoding LysR family transcriptional regulator: MDDLTPLRYFRAAYEMGTFSAAARACDVRQPSVSAAIARLEQRYGGPVFRRGRDGLTPTALGHELYQQAGGVLAQMSQLEARLKGHVAQTVRVFCAPDVLMAAFEDGLARIRRAEPQAQFQFSEDPTQADLHFAAESCLPRGCGFHPLWQERYGLGLPSGHPLVAKPQLTLADLADEALIARPYCPSADRYLAELARDDGGTGLRVAASAIHDAQLMDLVAAGLGMALMPMSHGDAHRGIVLREISDVDPVTRVVGVGYRKTGFADAMARHFLSRQSFMGAGAGGGSAPGGGPAMTAEPM, encoded by the coding sequence ATGGATGATCTGACACCGCTACGATATTTCCGGGCTGCCTATGAAATGGGAACCTTCAGTGCTGCGGCACGGGCCTGCGATGTGCGCCAGCCCTCGGTCTCGGCGGCAATTGCCCGACTTGAGCAACGGTATGGCGGCCCGGTGTTTCGGCGCGGTCGGGATGGTCTGACGCCAACCGCGCTCGGGCATGAACTCTATCAGCAGGCAGGCGGGGTGCTGGCGCAGATGAGCCAGCTTGAGGCGCGGCTAAAGGGGCATGTCGCGCAAACGGTAAGGGTGTTCTGCGCGCCCGACGTCTTGATGGCGGCATTTGAGGATGGGCTGGCCCGGATCCGGCGGGCGGAACCACAGGCGCAGTTTCAGTTCAGCGAGGATCCCACGCAGGCGGATCTGCATTTTGCGGCTGAGAGCTGCCTGCCACGGGGCTGCGGTTTTCATCCGCTCTGGCAGGAGCGCTATGGTCTCGGTCTGCCCTCTGGGCATCCTCTGGTGGCAAAACCGCAGCTGACGCTGGCAGATCTTGCGGATGAGGCCCTGATTGCGCGCCCCTATTGCCCCAGCGCGGACCGGTATCTGGCTGAACTGGCGCGGGATGACGGCGGGACGGGGCTGCGGGTGGCGGCCAGCGCGATACATGATGCCCAGCTGATGGATCTGGTGGCTGCCGGTTTGGGAATGGCGCTGATGCCAATGTCCCATGGCGATGCTCACAGGGGCATTGTGCTGCGGGAGATTTCGGACGTCGACCCGGTAACGCGGGTGGTTGGTGTCGGCTATCGCAAAACAGGATTTGCCGACGCCATGGCGCGGCATTTCCTGAGCCGCCAGAGCTTCATGGGTGCTGGCGCCGGGGGTGGCAGCGCTCCGGGTGGCGGGCCCGCGATGACCGCCGAGCCGATGTGA
- a CDS encoding alpha/beta fold hydrolase yields the protein MAEISAGLAQPVVTHSFGRGNRQVLGVHCSLAHSGAWRGLATILEEHVTISSFDMLSHGRSPDWDGEGLLQLRNAEAGLALIESKNLAKDGPIDLLGHSFGATVALAMAQMRPDLVRSLVMIEPVFFSLGTATTTDPEALEALRRDHMTVRETYLNGDVEQATRLFNRAWGAGHPKWPDLPESARSAMVRSFPAVMACDTQIYDDMLGVLEPDKLALLTMPCLLIDGGKSQPIMHEVIRALAARLPEVTCRRVEAAGHMLPITHPAETAALLQSFWPDVALTHA from the coding sequence ATGGCGGAAATCTCGGCCGGGCTGGCGCAGCCCGTGGTCACCCATTCCTTTGGTCGCGGCAATCGGCAGGTTCTGGGAGTCCATTGCTCCCTTGCCCATTCCGGTGCCTGGCGTGGTCTGGCGACCATTCTGGAAGAACATGTGACGATCTCAAGTTTCGACATGCTGTCGCACGGGCGCAGTCCCGATTGGGACGGTGAGGGGCTTTTGCAACTGCGCAATGCCGAGGCCGGTCTGGCCCTGATCGAGTCGAAAAACCTTGCCAAGGACGGGCCGATTGACCTGCTGGGCCATTCCTTTGGTGCCACGGTGGCGCTGGCAATGGCGCAGATGCGGCCTGACCTGGTGCGCTCTCTGGTGATGATCGAACCTGTGTTTTTTTCGCTGGGGACAGCGACGACGACCGATCCCGAGGCGCTTGAGGCGCTGCGCCGGGACCACATGACCGTTCGCGAAACCTATCTCAACGGTGATGTGGAGCAGGCGACTCGCCTGTTCAACCGGGCCTGGGGAGCAGGCCATCCGAAATGGCCAGATTTGCCCGAAAGCGCCCGCAGCGCCATGGTCCGCAGTTTTCCGGCGGTGATGGCCTGCGATACGCAGATCTACGACGATATGCTGGGCGTGCTGGAACCGGATAAGCTGGCGCTGCTGACGATGCCCTGTCTGCTGATTGATGGCGGCAAAAGCCAGCCCATCATGCATGAGGTCATTCGCGCTCTTGCCGCACGACTGCCGGAGGTGACCTGCCGAAGGGTCGAGGCGGCGGGACATATGCTGCCGATCACACATCCGGCCGAGACGGCGGCTCTGCTGCAAAGCTTCTGGCCGGACGTGGCGCTGACGCATGCCTAG
- a CDS encoding ribose-phosphate pyrophosphokinase produces the protein MPTLNEPKLIAGNANLPLAETITRRMSMHRGVDQGLVDARVERFNDGEIFVEVYENVRGEDMFIIQPTSNPANDNLMELLIIADALRRSSAQRITAVIPYFGYARQDRRTKARTPISAKLVANMLTGAGIERVLTMDLHAAQIQGFFDIPVDNLYASPIFALDVKNQFKDSMDELMVVSPDVGGVARARELAKRINAPLSIVDKRREKAGEVAEMTVIGDVTDKICLIIDDMCDTAGTLCKAAQVLLDNGAKEVHAYITHGVMSGPAVERVTNSVMKSLVLTDTIQPTEAVLGAPNIRILPTAPLFTQAILNIWHGTSVSSLFEDKTLVPIYESLSRNG, from the coding sequence ATGCCGACTTTGAACGAACCCAAGCTGATTGCTGGGAACGCCAATCTTCCGCTTGCCGAAACCATTACCCGCCGCATGTCGATGCACCGCGGCGTTGATCAGGGCCTCGTAGATGCCCGGGTCGAGCGGTTCAACGACGGCGAAATCTTCGTCGAGGTTTATGAGAACGTCCGCGGTGAGGACATGTTCATCATTCAGCCGACCTCGAACCCGGCCAATGACAACCTGATGGAGCTCTTGATCATCGCAGATGCCCTGCGCCGCTCCTCTGCCCAGCGTATCACCGCCGTGATCCCCTATTTCGGCTATGCCCGCCAGGACCGCCGCACCAAGGCCCGCACGCCGATCTCGGCCAAGCTGGTGGCGAATATGCTGACCGGTGCGGGCATCGAACGGGTTCTGACAATGGACCTGCACGCGGCCCAGATCCAGGGCTTCTTCGATATCCCCGTCGACAACCTCTATGCTTCGCCGATTTTTGCTCTGGATGTGAAAAACCAGTTCAAGGACAGCATGGACGAACTCATGGTCGTGTCACCGGACGTCGGCGGTGTGGCCCGCGCCCGTGAACTGGCAAAGCGCATCAACGCGCCTCTGTCGATCGTCGACAAACGCCGCGAGAAAGCGGGCGAGGTTGCCGAAATGACCGTGATTGGCGATGTCACCGACAAGATCTGCCTGATCATCGACGACATGTGCGACACAGCCGGCACCCTGTGCAAGGCGGCGCAGGTGCTGCTCGACAATGGGGCCAAGGAGGTCCACGCCTATATCACCCATGGTGTGATGAGCGGCCCGGCTGTTGAGCGCGTGACAAACTCGGTGATGAAATCGCTGGTGCTGACCGACACCATTCAGCCGACCGAAGCGGTCCTTGGCGCGCCGAATATTCGCATCCTGCCGACCGCGCCCTTGTTCACTCAGGCCATTCTCAATATCTGGCACGGCACCTCCGTGTCCTCTCTGTTCGAGGACAAGACGCTGGTTCCGATCTACGAGTCGCTGTCGCGCAACGGCTAA